A single Brienomyrus brachyistius isolate T26 chromosome 11, BBRACH_0.4, whole genome shotgun sequence DNA region contains:
- the LOC125751823 gene encoding synemin-like isoform X3, translating to MLQFRRTFENEKVQLQELNRRLSHYLSRVKHLEQENACLVKEISAVRNERTFEWEDQYLAELRELRRTVDLLAFEKSKAEVERERLRREFQTVQSLLFEESGMCRDIDGELKACKVQLQQAQAKNADLEDFMIQLENESRLLEEEHRREISHVQNNIYSRALSNVTQTYRAVPPITVEEVEQYALSMSDNCMEMFEVYRKRVEDLEESVRADEAKVEDLRREKNQYAADFEKLRSELEEQKRLQVHLEGQLRNTQDKCKGELEHYQMAVEDLEQERMILTSAITDKLKEHQDLMQVKMGLSLELAAYRALLEGEQRDAYLSAGQYSREAPRRIGSSIVRQDRRPPVNIGFETRCMEQGRSSRTSPGVSRFRSYEGPVATLGRASSRRDVMSCSKTPQVSTIAVRPVLQKYDLKTEIAEEVMVQKKDVSQHSANHQKFIKDFSPLPSPTSDKREIDLKEAHKTCVRVVSPPMMSLMTMSEKEGEEDAGDIKADKSEDRKEADYSVTLEQGKIDEEEEVDAPTIEEVMITTQGEFSDDSQIKEEKESKRVDSAEEKEEGGGSQKEEVTEITQDDFSDDSQINEEQESKRIDPAEKEEEGGSQKKEVTAITQDDFSDDSQINEEKESKGIDPAEEKEEEGGSQKEEVTEITQNDFSDDSQINEEKESKRIDPAEEKEEEGGSQKEEVTAITQDDFSNDSEIKEEKESKRIDPAKEKEEEGGSQKEEVTEITQDDFSDDSQINEEKESKRIDPAEEKEEEGGSQKEEVTEITQDDFSNDSQINEEKESKRIDPAEEKEEEGGSQKEEVTEITQDDFSNDSEINEEKESKGIDPAEEKEEEGGSQKEEVTAIIQDDFSDDSEIKEEKESKRIDPAEGKTMATVSLEEIIEKVIKPAGLDAHLSSSPDSKITYHVEKTEAENGTTQIILESKIEEDLDVSDEALEELLNKEVKKVTLEDVKGTAAGSMIENLLSFGLAKGEDLEKLSVNVEIIEEPLEAHSKEDSKVTPTTVFFQSSSKFIQIEELENDPPPPEHYDSGVEELKTSVIAEEYGRVEVQEGLKDTDVTYYSQETEYYVSTPDDDPEEGPLSSSEHCEAVHGLSDETCHQKGPVISQEDSDSQESESKVTYMISELASSEDRDSLCVVEREVQVSPQMQEAMLDVLQEDSEDPKQQLRELLEELQGEVSGELKENVSLIPRNDEEGDGGLSVDIRKVQKDSDENSMTVVAEINVSQTLEGSELLQEQDKDTFEERERSVNVDGSPEEHDRVSRSEECSTPQIDVNNVKIGAPRPQADRSEEISQEGDMKTWQEYTAECAEIIQVLQSKEAPPQLKVNQEETIVYLESREEA from the exons ATGTTACAGTTCAGGAGAACGTTTGAGAATGAAAAAGTCCAGCTGCAGGAATTAAACCGCAGACTAAGTCACTACCTGTCCAGAGTGAAACATCTGGAGCAAGAAAACGCCTGCCTGGTAAAAGAAATAAGCGCAGTTAGAAATGAGAGAACTTTCGAGTGGGAAGACCAGTACCTGGCCGAACTGCGAGAACTTAGGAGAACGGTGGACCTGCTAGCTTTTGAGAAGTCTAAAGCTGAGGTGGAACGTGAGAGGCTGCGACGGGAGTTTCAGACGGTTCAGTCGCTGCTCTTCGAAGAGTCGGGAATGTGCCGTGACATCGATGGGGAGCTAAAAGCCTGCAAGGTGCAACTTCAGCAAGCGCAGGCGAAGAACGCCGACCTGGAGGACTTTATGATCCAGCTGGAAAACGAAAGCAGGCTTCTAGAAGAAGAGCACAGACGAGAAATTTCCCATGTCCAGAACAACATATACTCCAGAGCACTGTCCAATGTCACCCAGACGTACCGAGCTGTTCCGCCGATTACTGTGGAAGAGGTGGAGCAGTACGCGCTCAGCATGTCGGATAACTGCATGGAGATGTTCGAGGTGTACCGAAAAAGGGTGGAAGACCTGGAGGAGTCCGTCAGGGCGGACGAGGCTAAAGTGGAGGATTTGCGCAGAGAGAAGAACCAGTATGCCGCCGACTTTGAGAAGCTGCGGTCTGAGCTTGAAGAGCAAAAGAGGCTGCAGGTTCACCTTGAGGGGCAGCTGAGGAACACGCAGGACAAGTGCAAAGGGGAGCTCGAGCATTATCAG ATGGCTGTAGAGGATCTGGAGCAGGAACGGATGATTCTGACCAGCGCCATCACAGACAAGCTGAAGGAACATCAGGATCTCATGCAAGTCAAGATGGGCCTCAGCCTGGAGTTGGCAGCTTACAG GGCACTACTGGAAGGAGAGCAACGAGATGCATATCTCTCGGCAGGCCAGTATTCAAGAGAAGCACCAAGACGAATAG GCTCTTCCATAGTCAGACAAGACAGAAGACCACCTGTGAACATAGGTTTTGAAACCAGATGCATGGAACAAGGGAGATCTTCAAGAACTTCCCCCGGCGTCAGTCGTTTCAGATCCTATGAAGGCCCTGTTGCAACCCTGGGGAGAGCTTCAAGCAGAAGAGATGTCATGTCATGCAGTAAAACACCACAAGTATCCACAATCGCTGTAAGGCCAGTGTTACAGAAATATGATCTGAAAACTGAAATAGCGGAAGAAGTGATGGTGCAAAAGAAAGATGTCTCCCAGCACTCCGCGAATCATCAGAAGTTCATAAAGGATTTCAGTCCCCTTCCCTCACCAACATCAGATAAGAGGGAAATAGACCTGAAAGAGGCACATAAGACGTGTGTGAGAGTTGTGTCCCCTCCAATGATGAGTTTAATGACAATGTCAGAAAAAGAAGGTGAGGAGGATGCCGGAGACATTAAGGCTGATAAGAGTGAGGACAGAAAGGAAGCTGATTACAGTGTCACTCTGGAGCAAGGAAAGATTGACGAGGAGGAGGAAGTGGATGCTCCGACAATAGAGGAGGTCATGATAACGACCCAGGGTGAATTTTCAGATGACTCACAAattaaagaggagaaggagagtaAGAGGGTTGATTCAGctgaggagaaggaggaagggggaGGTTCTCAGAAGGAGGAG gtcacagaaataacccaggatgattTTTCAGATGATTCACAAATTAATGAGGAGCAGGAAAGTAAAAGGATTGATCCAGCTgagaaggaggaagagggaggttctCAGAAGAAGGAGGTCACAGCAATAACCCAGGATGATTTTTCAGATGACTCACAAATTAATGAGGAGAAGGAGAGTAAGGGGATTGATCCAGctgaggagaaggaggaagagggaggttctCAGAAGGAggaggtcacagaaataacccaGAATGATTTTTCAGATGATTCACAAATTAATGAGGAGAAGGAGAGTAAAAGGATTGATCCAGctgaggagaaggaggaagagggaggttctCAGAAGGAGGAGGTCACAGCAATAACCCAGGATGATTTTTCAAATGACTCAGAAattaaagaggagaaggagagtaAGAGGATTGATCCAGctaaggagaaggaggaagagggaggttctCAGAAGGAggaggtcacagaaataacccaggatgattTTTCAGATGATTCACAAATTAATGAGGAGAAGGAGAGTAAGAGGATTGATCCAGctgaggagaaggaggaagagggaggttctCAGAAGGAggaggtcacagaaataacccaggatgattTTTCAAATGATTCACAAATTAATGAGGAGAAGGAGAGTAAGAGGATTGATCCAGctgaggagaaggaggaagagggaggttctCAGAAGGAggaggtcacagaaataacccaggatgattTTTCAAATGACTCAGAAATTAATGAGGAGAAGGAGAGTAAGGGGATTGATCCAGctgaggagaaggaggaagagggaggttctCAGAAGGAGGAGGTCACAGCAATAATCCAGGATGATTTTTCAGATGACTCAGAAattaaagaggagaaggagagtaAGAGGATTGATCCAGCTGAGGGGAAGACCATGGCAACAGTAAGCTTGGAGGAAATTATTGAAAAAGTTATAAAGCCTGCTGGTCTGGATGCACATCTTAGTTCATCACCAGACTCAAAGATCACCTATCATGTTGAGAAAACAGAAGCAGAGAATGGCACAACCCAAATAATACTAGAGTCAAAGATAGAGGAGGATCTGGATGTGTCTGATGAGGCTTTGGAAGAGCTCCTCAACAAAGAAGTTAAGAAAGTCACTCTAGAGGATGTCAAAGGAACTGCTGCTGGAAGTATGATTGAAAACTTGCTTTCTTTTGGGCTAGCAAAAGGCGAAGACTTGGAAAAGCTGTCAGTAAATGTTGAAATAATCGAGGAGCCACTGGAAGCACACAGCAAGGAGGACAGCAAGGTCACTCCAACGACAGTGTTCTTTCAGTCTTCTTCAAAATTTATCCAAATTGAAGAGTTAGAGAATGACCCTCCACCGCCTGAACATTATGACAGTGGTGTTGAAGAATTAAAGACTTCAGTGATAGCTGAAGAATACGGACGAGTGGAAGTGCAAGAGGGTTTGAAAGATACAGACGTCACATATTACAGTCAAGAAACTGAATATTACGTGTCCACACCGGATGATGATCCTGAGGAAGGCCCTTTATCGTCTTCTGAACACTGTGAAGCAGTTCATGGCTTGTCAGATGAAACATGCCATCAAAAAGGACCTGTAATCAGCCAAGAGGATTCTGATAGTCAAGAATCAGAATCCAAAGTAACATATATGATCAGTGAACTTGCCAGCAGTGAGGACAGAGATTCACTGTGTGTTGTAGAAAGAGAAGTTCAAGTCTCTCCCCAAATGCAAGAGGCTATGCtagatgttctgcaagaagaCTCAGAGGACCCAAAGCAACAGCTGAGGGAACTTTTGGAAGAGCTCCAAGGAGAAGTGAGTGGGGAATTAAAGGAAAATGTATCTCTTATCCCAAGAAATGATGAAGAAGGTGATGGCGGTCTGTCTGTAGACATCAGAAAAGTACAGAAGGATTCGGATGAGAATTCAATGACCGTTGTAGCAGAGATCAATGTTTCACAGACTCTAGAAGGTTCTGAACTGTTGCAGGAGCAGGACAAAGATACGTTTGAAGAGAGAGAACGGTCAGTGAATGTAGACGGCAGTCCAGAGGAACATGACAGGGTTAGTCGTTCTGAGGAATGCAGTACTCCTCAGATTGATGTCAACAATGTTAAGATTGGGGCTCCTCGTCCACAAGCTGATAGAAGTGAGGAGATCAGTCAGGAGGGGGACATGAAGACATGGCAGGAGTACACCGCAGAGTGTGCCGAAATCATCCAGGTGCTACAAAGCAAAGAAGCTCCACCCCAGTTAAAAGTGAATCAAGAGGAAACAATCGTCTACCTGGAAAGCCGTGAAGAAGCATAA
- the LOC125751823 gene encoding neurofilament medium polypeptide-like isoform X7, with protein MLQFRRTFENEKVQLQELNRRLSHYLSRVKHLEQENACLVKEISAVRNERTFEWEDQYLAELRELRRTVDLLAFEKSKAEVERERLRREFQTVQSLLFEESGMCRDIDGELKACKVQLQQAQAKNADLEDFMIQLENESRLLEEEHRREISHVQNNIYSRALSNVTQTYRAVPPITVEEVEQYALSMSDNCMEMFEVYRKRVEDLEESVRADEAKVEDLRREKNQYAADFEKLRSELEEQKRLQVHLEGQLRNTQDKCKGELEHYQMAVEDLEQERMILTSAITDKLKEHQDLMQVKMGLSLELAAYRALLEGEQRDAYLSAGQYSREAPRRIGSSIVRQDRRPPVNIGFETRCMEQGRSSRTSPGVSRFRSYEGPVATLGRASSRRDVMSCSKTPQVSTIAVRPVLQKYDLKTEIAEEVMVQKKDVSQHSANHQKFIKDFSPLPSPTSDKREIDLKEAHKTCVRVVSPPMMSLMTMSEKEGEEDAGDIKADKSEDRKEADYSVTLEQGKIDEEEEVDAPTIEEVMITTQGEFSDDSQIKEEKESKRVDSAEEKEEGGGSQKEEVTAITQDDFSDDSQINEEKESKGIDPAEEKEEEGGSQKEEVTEITQNDFSDDSQINEEKESKRIDPAEEKEEEGGSQKEEVTAITQDDFSNDSEIKEEKESKRIDPAKEKEEEGGSQKEEVTEITQDDFSDDSQINEEKESKRIDPAEEKEEEGGSQKEEVTEITQDDFSNDSQINEEKESKRIDPAEEKEEEGGSQKEEVTEITQDDFSNDSEINEEKESKGIDPAEEKEEEGGSQKEEVTAIIQDDFSDDSEIKEEKESKRIDPAEGKTMATVSLEEIIEKVIKPAGLDAHLSSSPDSKITYHVEKTEAENGTTQIILESKIEEDLDVSDEALEELLNKEVKKVTLEDVKGTAAGSMIENLLSFGLAKGEDLEKLSVNVEIIEEPLEAHSKEDSKVTPTTVFFQSSSKFIQIEELENDPPPPEHYDSGVEELKTSVIAEEYGRVEVQEGLKDTDVTYYSQETEYYVSTPDDDPEEGPLSSSEHCEAVHGLSDETCHQKGPVISQEDSDSQESESKVTYMISELASSEDRDSLCVVEREVQVSPQMQEAMLDVLQEDSEDPKQQLRELLEELQGEVSGELKENVSLIPRNDEEGDGGLSVDIRKVQKDSDENSMTVVAEINVSQTLEGSELLQEQDKDTFEERERSVNVDGSPEEHDRVSRSEECSTPQIDVNNVKIGAPRPQADRSEEISQEGDMKTWQEYTAECAEIIQVLQSKEAPPQLKVNQEETIVYLESREEA; from the exons ATGTTACAGTTCAGGAGAACGTTTGAGAATGAAAAAGTCCAGCTGCAGGAATTAAACCGCAGACTAAGTCACTACCTGTCCAGAGTGAAACATCTGGAGCAAGAAAACGCCTGCCTGGTAAAAGAAATAAGCGCAGTTAGAAATGAGAGAACTTTCGAGTGGGAAGACCAGTACCTGGCCGAACTGCGAGAACTTAGGAGAACGGTGGACCTGCTAGCTTTTGAGAAGTCTAAAGCTGAGGTGGAACGTGAGAGGCTGCGACGGGAGTTTCAGACGGTTCAGTCGCTGCTCTTCGAAGAGTCGGGAATGTGCCGTGACATCGATGGGGAGCTAAAAGCCTGCAAGGTGCAACTTCAGCAAGCGCAGGCGAAGAACGCCGACCTGGAGGACTTTATGATCCAGCTGGAAAACGAAAGCAGGCTTCTAGAAGAAGAGCACAGACGAGAAATTTCCCATGTCCAGAACAACATATACTCCAGAGCACTGTCCAATGTCACCCAGACGTACCGAGCTGTTCCGCCGATTACTGTGGAAGAGGTGGAGCAGTACGCGCTCAGCATGTCGGATAACTGCATGGAGATGTTCGAGGTGTACCGAAAAAGGGTGGAAGACCTGGAGGAGTCCGTCAGGGCGGACGAGGCTAAAGTGGAGGATTTGCGCAGAGAGAAGAACCAGTATGCCGCCGACTTTGAGAAGCTGCGGTCTGAGCTTGAAGAGCAAAAGAGGCTGCAGGTTCACCTTGAGGGGCAGCTGAGGAACACGCAGGACAAGTGCAAAGGGGAGCTCGAGCATTATCAG ATGGCTGTAGAGGATCTGGAGCAGGAACGGATGATTCTGACCAGCGCCATCACAGACAAGCTGAAGGAACATCAGGATCTCATGCAAGTCAAGATGGGCCTCAGCCTGGAGTTGGCAGCTTACAG GGCACTACTGGAAGGAGAGCAACGAGATGCATATCTCTCGGCAGGCCAGTATTCAAGAGAAGCACCAAGACGAATAG GCTCTTCCATAGTCAGACAAGACAGAAGACCACCTGTGAACATAGGTTTTGAAACCAGATGCATGGAACAAGGGAGATCTTCAAGAACTTCCCCCGGCGTCAGTCGTTTCAGATCCTATGAAGGCCCTGTTGCAACCCTGGGGAGAGCTTCAAGCAGAAGAGATGTCATGTCATGCAGTAAAACACCACAAGTATCCACAATCGCTGTAAGGCCAGTGTTACAGAAATATGATCTGAAAACTGAAATAGCGGAAGAAGTGATGGTGCAAAAGAAAGATGTCTCCCAGCACTCCGCGAATCATCAGAAGTTCATAAAGGATTTCAGTCCCCTTCCCTCACCAACATCAGATAAGAGGGAAATAGACCTGAAAGAGGCACATAAGACGTGTGTGAGAGTTGTGTCCCCTCCAATGATGAGTTTAATGACAATGTCAGAAAAAGAAGGTGAGGAGGATGCCGGAGACATTAAGGCTGATAAGAGTGAGGACAGAAAGGAAGCTGATTACAGTGTCACTCTGGAGCAAGGAAAGATTGACGAGGAGGAGGAAGTGGATGCTCCGACAATAGAGGAGGTCATGATAACGACCCAGGGTGAATTTTCAGATGACTCACAAattaaagaggagaaggagagtaAGAGGGTTGATTCAGctgaggagaaggaggaagggggaGGTTCTCAGAAGGAGGAG GTCACAGCAATAACCCAGGATGATTTTTCAGATGACTCACAAATTAATGAGGAGAAGGAGAGTAAGGGGATTGATCCAGctgaggagaaggaggaagagggaggttctCAGAAGGAggaggtcacagaaataacccaGAATGATTTTTCAGATGATTCACAAATTAATGAGGAGAAGGAGAGTAAAAGGATTGATCCAGctgaggagaaggaggaagagggaggttctCAGAAGGAGGAGGTCACAGCAATAACCCAGGATGATTTTTCAAATGACTCAGAAattaaagaggagaaggagagtaAGAGGATTGATCCAGctaaggagaaggaggaagagggaggttctCAGAAGGAggaggtcacagaaataacccaggatgattTTTCAGATGATTCACAAATTAATGAGGAGAAGGAGAGTAAGAGGATTGATCCAGctgaggagaaggaggaagagggaggttctCAGAAGGAggaggtcacagaaataacccaggatgattTTTCAAATGATTCACAAATTAATGAGGAGAAGGAGAGTAAGAGGATTGATCCAGctgaggagaaggaggaagagggaggttctCAGAAGGAggaggtcacagaaataacccaggatgattTTTCAAATGACTCAGAAATTAATGAGGAGAAGGAGAGTAAGGGGATTGATCCAGctgaggagaaggaggaagagggaggttctCAGAAGGAGGAGGTCACAGCAATAATCCAGGATGATTTTTCAGATGACTCAGAAattaaagaggagaaggagagtaAGAGGATTGATCCAGCTGAGGGGAAGACCATGGCAACAGTAAGCTTGGAGGAAATTATTGAAAAAGTTATAAAGCCTGCTGGTCTGGATGCACATCTTAGTTCATCACCAGACTCAAAGATCACCTATCATGTTGAGAAAACAGAAGCAGAGAATGGCACAACCCAAATAATACTAGAGTCAAAGATAGAGGAGGATCTGGATGTGTCTGATGAGGCTTTGGAAGAGCTCCTCAACAAAGAAGTTAAGAAAGTCACTCTAGAGGATGTCAAAGGAACTGCTGCTGGAAGTATGATTGAAAACTTGCTTTCTTTTGGGCTAGCAAAAGGCGAAGACTTGGAAAAGCTGTCAGTAAATGTTGAAATAATCGAGGAGCCACTGGAAGCACACAGCAAGGAGGACAGCAAGGTCACTCCAACGACAGTGTTCTTTCAGTCTTCTTCAAAATTTATCCAAATTGAAGAGTTAGAGAATGACCCTCCACCGCCTGAACATTATGACAGTGGTGTTGAAGAATTAAAGACTTCAGTGATAGCTGAAGAATACGGACGAGTGGAAGTGCAAGAGGGTTTGAAAGATACAGACGTCACATATTACAGTCAAGAAACTGAATATTACGTGTCCACACCGGATGATGATCCTGAGGAAGGCCCTTTATCGTCTTCTGAACACTGTGAAGCAGTTCATGGCTTGTCAGATGAAACATGCCATCAAAAAGGACCTGTAATCAGCCAAGAGGATTCTGATAGTCAAGAATCAGAATCCAAAGTAACATATATGATCAGTGAACTTGCCAGCAGTGAGGACAGAGATTCACTGTGTGTTGTAGAAAGAGAAGTTCAAGTCTCTCCCCAAATGCAAGAGGCTATGCtagatgttctgcaagaagaCTCAGAGGACCCAAAGCAACAGCTGAGGGAACTTTTGGAAGAGCTCCAAGGAGAAGTGAGTGGGGAATTAAAGGAAAATGTATCTCTTATCCCAAGAAATGATGAAGAAGGTGATGGCGGTCTGTCTGTAGACATCAGAAAAGTACAGAAGGATTCGGATGAGAATTCAATGACCGTTGTAGCAGAGATCAATGTTTCACAGACTCTAGAAGGTTCTGAACTGTTGCAGGAGCAGGACAAAGATACGTTTGAAGAGAGAGAACGGTCAGTGAATGTAGACGGCAGTCCAGAGGAACATGACAGGGTTAGTCGTTCTGAGGAATGCAGTACTCCTCAGATTGATGTCAACAATGTTAAGATTGGGGCTCCTCGTCCACAAGCTGATAGAAGTGAGGAGATCAGTCAGGAGGGGGACATGAAGACATGGCAGGAGTACACCGCAGAGTGTGCCGAAATCATCCAGGTGCTACAAAGCAAAGAAGCTCCACCCCAGTTAAAAGTGAATCAAGAGGAAACAATCGTCTACCTGGAAAGCCGTGAAGAAGCATAA